The following proteins are co-located in the Labrys monachus genome:
- a CDS encoding aspartate/glutamate racemase family protein, with amino-acid sequence MHILLLNPNTTGTVTDLMAEAGRAVAAPGTELLPVTAGRGMPYISTRAEAQIGGAIALEMLAGHADEIDAAIIAAFGDPGLLAARELFDFPVVGVSEAAMLTACMLGQRFAIVTFSSSLVGWYRDCVALNGMTSRCAGVFALELSFADVAGDPQGTSEVLVELAVRVVRDSEADCLVFGGAPLAGLARRERHRIPVPIIDPVAAAVKQAEALVALGPRKAVAGSFRRPPAKPTSGIERRLAARIEHRDGPRP; translated from the coding sequence TTGCACATCCTGCTGCTCAATCCCAACACGACGGGAACGGTGACCGACCTGATGGCGGAGGCCGGCCGCGCCGTCGCGGCGCCGGGCACCGAGCTCCTGCCGGTCACCGCCGGCCGCGGCATGCCCTATATCTCGACCCGGGCGGAAGCGCAGATCGGGGGCGCCATCGCGCTCGAAATGCTGGCCGGCCACGCCGACGAGATCGACGCGGCGATCATCGCCGCCTTCGGCGATCCCGGCCTGCTCGCCGCCAGGGAGCTTTTCGACTTTCCGGTCGTCGGCGTGTCGGAGGCGGCGATGCTCACGGCCTGCATGCTCGGACAGCGCTTCGCCATCGTCACCTTCTCCTCCAGCCTGGTCGGCTGGTATCGCGACTGCGTCGCCCTCAACGGCATGACCTCGCGCTGCGCCGGCGTCTTCGCGCTCGAACTCTCCTTCGCCGATGTCGCCGGTGATCCGCAGGGGACGAGCGAGGTGCTGGTCGAGCTGGCCGTGCGGGTCGTGCGCGACAGCGAGGCCGACTGCCTCGTCTTCGGCGGCGCACCGCTCGCCGGCCTGGCGCGCCGCGAGCGCCACCGCATTCCCGTGCCGATCATCGATCCCGTGGCCGCCGCCGTGAAGCAGGCGGAGGCTCTCGTCGCGCTCGGCCCGCGCAAGGCCGTCGCCGGCTCCTTCCGCAGGCCGCCGGCCAAGCCCACCTCGGGGATCGAACGGCGCCTCGCCGCCCGCATCGAGCATCGCGACGGCCCGCGCCCGTAA
- a CDS encoding ABC transporter ATP-binding protein, which produces MAEPQRRMIELVHVNRRFRRADGQEVSAVSDVSFVIPEGEFVCLVGPSGCGKSTLLQMLAGLLDPSDGDIVVAGRQIAGPGPDRGVVFQKDSVFPWMRVIDNVEYGLKCRGLGARERREIASLYLRHVGLSHVEQAWPRELSGGMLKRVAIATVFANGGRVLMLDEPFGALDYVTRHQLQDVLLDLWNADGAGTRRTVLFVTHDVDEALALADRIMVFHSGRQVDDIAVTQDRPRTTDSLLLPDMVAIKHKLLRHLGLDRTAARDRGAAA; this is translated from the coding sequence ATGGCCGAACCGCAGCGCCGCATGATCGAACTCGTCCATGTCAACCGCCGCTTCCGCCGCGCCGACGGGCAGGAGGTGAGCGCCGTCAGCGACGTGTCCTTCGTCATTCCCGAGGGCGAGTTCGTCTGCCTCGTCGGTCCCTCCGGCTGCGGCAAGTCGACCCTGCTGCAGATGCTGGCGGGGCTCCTCGACCCCAGCGACGGCGACATCGTCGTCGCCGGCCGGCAGATCGCCGGTCCGGGCCCCGACCGCGGCGTGGTGTTCCAGAAGGACAGCGTCTTCCCCTGGATGCGCGTCATCGACAATGTCGAATACGGCCTGAAATGCCGCGGCCTCGGCGCCCGGGAGCGGCGCGAGATCGCCAGCCTCTATCTCAGGCATGTCGGCCTCTCCCATGTCGAACAGGCATGGCCGCGCGAATTGTCCGGCGGCATGCTGAAGCGGGTGGCGATCGCCACGGTGTTCGCCAATGGCGGGCGCGTCCTGATGCTGGACGAGCCGTTCGGCGCGCTCGACTACGTCACCCGCCACCAATTGCAGGACGTGCTGCTCGACCTGTGGAACGCCGACGGCGCGGGCACGCGCCGGACCGTGCTCTTCGTCACCCATGACGTCGACGAGGCGCTGGCGCTGGCCGACCGCATCATGGTCTTCCATTCCGGCCGCCAGGTCGACGACATCGCGGTGACCCAGGACCGCCCCCGCACCACCGACAGCCTGCTCCTGCCCGACATGGTCGCCATCAAGCACAAGCTGCTGCGCCATCTCGGCCTCGACCGCACGGCGGCGCGCGACAGGGGGGCGGCGGCATGA
- a CDS encoding epoxide hydrolase family protein, with protein MTATIKPFHLAIPDSVLVDLRERLSKTRWPDRETVADTSQGPQLAKVQALCEHWRTRYDWRACEALLNSLGQHMATIDGQELYFLHVRSPEPDALPLLMMHGWPGSVLEFRKVIGPLTDPAAHGGAPRRAFHIVAPAMPGFGFSGKPASTGCGLPQIADLYIKLMAQLGYLRWGMQGGDLGAGVADAIARKTPAGLVGTHLNFAMVMPTPEEMAEASPEEKAMLGDAKHFWDDLSGYAKEQSTRPQTIGYSLADSPSGLAAWIYAMFQDTGGTRGNAEGSFSLDEILDDIMLYWLPNTGASAARLYWELSKAGGPAGGQPKGPIAVPTGFTMLKGEHVRISKRWAEKRYSDVIYFNGENDGGHFAALERPEVLVDDIRATFARLS; from the coding sequence ATGACCGCAACGATCAAGCCCTTCCATCTGGCTATTCCAGACAGCGTGCTCGTGGATTTGCGTGAGCGCTTGTCCAAAACCCGATGGCCGGATCGCGAAACGGTCGCCGACACCAGCCAGGGGCCTCAGCTGGCGAAAGTACAAGCGCTCTGCGAGCATTGGCGCACCCGCTACGATTGGCGGGCCTGCGAGGCTCTGCTGAACAGCCTTGGCCAACACATGGCGACGATTGACGGCCAGGAGCTCTATTTCCTCCACGTCCGCTCGCCTGAGCCCGACGCCCTGCCGCTCTTAATGATGCACGGCTGGCCGGGCTCGGTGCTTGAGTTCCGCAAGGTGATCGGTCCCTTGACCGATCCGGCCGCGCACGGCGGCGCCCCCCGCCGCGCCTTCCACATCGTTGCGCCCGCGATGCCCGGCTTCGGGTTCTCGGGCAAGCCGGCCTCGACCGGTTGCGGCCTGCCCCAGATCGCCGACCTCTACATCAAACTGATGGCGCAACTCGGCTACCTCCGCTGGGGCATGCAAGGCGGCGACCTGGGCGCCGGCGTCGCTGACGCCATTGCGCGCAAGACGCCTGCGGGCCTGGTTGGGACCCACCTCAATTTCGCCATGGTCATGCCGACGCCTGAGGAAATGGCGGAAGCATCGCCTGAGGAAAAGGCGATGCTCGGCGACGCCAAGCACTTCTGGGACGATCTTTCCGGTTACGCCAAGGAACAATCCACGCGTCCGCAGACGATCGGCTATTCGCTGGCGGATTCGCCGTCCGGGCTGGCGGCCTGGATCTACGCTATGTTCCAGGACACCGGCGGCACGCGCGGGAACGCTGAGGGGTCTTTCTCTCTCGACGAGATTCTTGACGACATCATGCTTTATTGGCTTCCCAACACTGGCGCGTCCGCCGCCCGGCTCTACTGGGAGCTCTCCAAGGCTGGCGGACCGGCAGGCGGACAGCCCAAAGGTCCGATCGCCGTGCCAACAGGCTTCACAATGCTGAAGGGCGAGCACGTCCGCATCTCGAAGCGATGGGCCGAAAAACGCTATTCCGACGTGATTTACTTCAACGGCGAGAATGACGGCGGCCACTTCGCAGCGCTTGAGCGGCCTGAGGTGCTTGTGGACGACATCCGCGCCACCTTTGCCCGCCTGAGCTAG
- a CDS encoding ABC transporter substrate-binding protein — MQTKLPSGLSGWRRRVGRLALLAGTVAALAMPQAARAADRFVPGTPEAGADIPKATIKFGMRPYADNTFYYIGMKKGWFDEVGISFDPAPYGLKANDSNATTLLLNGQLDVISEFCPLMLPTYKQADKLKCIAFTDNFLGNAILANPALKLKSFKDYIAEGKSYEEALKAALAPMKGKQLVGAPQLSDRAFEEYVNKTSGAGFRLQVLDDSKSLVLAKAGREDFVNPEGAPIVYTLRQAGWTDLIDIGDLIKNGPGGVDSPIEPLIGIVGVGANSDYVNKNPNTVLRFLSVVWRIIAEVKKDPSLFAIQAPYLNSVAGTDLDGKGVADTVSVLDPFTSFEDDKQYYDDPHATVNYANVWGATIKDFEAHKIIPEGKVKPDDVVWGGAIWHLMVDYKTKTDALFAKLDTARLSGDKKALYDKAKAFYADYDFLDAYRLALAASA, encoded by the coding sequence ATGCAGACCAAGCTTCCATCCGGCCTTTCGGGCTGGCGCCGCCGCGTCGGCCGGCTCGCCCTGCTGGCGGGCACCGTCGCGGCGCTCGCCATGCCGCAGGCCGCACGCGCCGCGGACCGTTTCGTCCCCGGCACGCCCGAGGCCGGCGCCGACATTCCCAAGGCCACCATCAAGTTCGGCATGCGCCCCTACGCCGACAACACCTTCTATTATATCGGCATGAAGAAGGGCTGGTTCGACGAGGTCGGCATCAGCTTCGATCCCGCGCCCTACGGCCTCAAGGCCAACGATTCCAACGCGACCACCCTGCTGCTCAACGGCCAGCTCGACGTCATCTCCGAATTCTGCCCGCTGATGCTGCCGACCTACAAGCAGGCCGACAAGCTCAAATGCATCGCCTTCACCGACAATTTCCTCGGCAACGCCATCCTCGCCAATCCCGCGCTCAAGCTGAAATCCTTCAAGGACTACATCGCCGAAGGCAAGAGCTATGAGGAGGCGCTGAAGGCGGCGCTGGCGCCGATGAAGGGCAAGCAGCTGGTCGGCGCGCCGCAATTGTCCGACCGCGCCTTCGAGGAATATGTCAACAAGACCTCGGGCGCCGGCTTCCGGCTGCAGGTGCTCGACGATTCCAAGTCCCTCGTCCTCGCCAAGGCCGGCCGCGAGGATTTCGTCAATCCGGAAGGCGCGCCCATCGTCTACACCCTGCGCCAGGCCGGCTGGACCGACCTCATCGACATCGGCGACCTCATCAAGAACGGCCCCGGCGGCGTGGACTCCCCCATCGAGCCGCTGATCGGCATCGTCGGCGTCGGCGCCAACAGCGACTATGTCAACAAGAACCCCAACACCGTGCTGCGCTTCCTGTCGGTGGTCTGGCGCATCATCGCCGAGGTGAAGAAGGACCCCTCGCTGTTCGCCATCCAGGCGCCCTACCTCAATTCTGTGGCCGGCACCGACCTCGACGGCAAGGGCGTGGCCGACACCGTGTCGGTCCTCGACCCCTTCACCAGTTTCGAGGACGACAAGCAATATTACGATGATCCCCACGCGACCGTGAACTACGCCAATGTCTGGGGCGCGACGATCAAGGACTTCGAGGCGCACAAGATCATTCCCGAAGGCAAGGTGAAGCCCGACGACGTCGTCTGGGGCGGCGCCATCTGGCACCTCATGGTCGACTACAAGACCAAGACCGACGCGCTCTTCGCCAAGCTCGACACCGCCAGGCTGAGCGGCGACAAGAAGGCGCTCTACGACAAGGCCAAGGCCTTCTACGCCGATTACGACTTCCTCGACGCCTATCGCCTGGCGCTCGCGGCTTCGGCCTGA
- a CDS encoding HPF/RaiA family ribosome-associated protein, whose translation MQVPIDITFRHCESSDAVRAELDRQLKHLEKFDDRMTSCSVVISGPQTRHRHGDTFEVNLRIAMPGRKDIVVHTAREAAPEHEHALVALRDAFGTARRQVEDAVRDLQGEVKTHAVESHGRVTKFLAGEDCGFIETADGQEIYFHRNAVLDGAFDRMAVGSEVRFVEEQGEKGAQASTVRLIGKHHLE comes from the coding sequence ATGCAGGTTCCCATCGACATCACCTTCAGGCATTGCGAGAGTTCGGATGCCGTCAGGGCCGAACTCGACCGGCAGCTGAAGCATCTGGAAAAATTCGACGACCGGATGACGAGCTGCAGCGTGGTGATCAGCGGCCCGCAGACGCGCCATCGCCATGGCGACACCTTCGAGGTCAACTTGCGCATCGCCATGCCGGGCCGCAAGGACATCGTCGTCCACACCGCCCGCGAGGCGGCCCCGGAACACGAACATGCCCTGGTTGCACTCAGAGACGCGTTCGGCACCGCGCGGCGCCAGGTCGAGGACGCCGTGCGCGACCTGCAGGGCGAGGTGAAGACCCATGCGGTGGAAAGCCATGGCCGCGTGACGAAATTCCTCGCCGGCGAGGATTGCGGCTTCATCGAGACGGCCGACGGCCAGGAGATCTATTTCCATCGCAATGCGGTTCTCGACGGCGCTTTCGACCGCATGGCCGTCGGCTCGGAGGTCCGTTTCGTCGAAGAGCAAGGCGAGAAGGGCGCCCAGGCGAGCACGGTGCGCCTGATCGGCAAGCATCACCTCGAATAG
- a CDS encoding GntR family transcriptional regulator, producing MVISRPLRMPRKSLQRGQPAPIGRARPLHEEVVDRLRDMIIEGIIPPGERLHETNLSETLNVSRTPLREALKLLANEGMVELLPGRGARVSQLTPEGVGELFEVIGGLERLAAELAVTRMTARDLDRLKRMHDRMAEHFAAGERQDYFVLNHQIHIAIVAAARNETLAATHATLMVKARWGRYSALASAERWAEAMAEHEALMAALEARDGRLAGDVLYRHDRRTGETTEQMLRASAKPA from the coding sequence ATGGTGATCAGCCGGCCGCTCAGAATGCCCAGGAAATCGCTGCAAAGGGGACAGCCGGCACCCATCGGCCGGGCGAGGCCCCTTCACGAGGAGGTGGTCGACCGGCTGCGCGACATGATCATCGAGGGGATCATCCCTCCCGGCGAGCGCCTGCACGAGACCAATCTTTCGGAAACGCTGAACGTGTCGCGCACCCCGCTGCGCGAGGCGCTGAAGCTGCTCGCCAATGAGGGCATGGTCGAGCTCCTGCCGGGCCGCGGGGCGCGGGTGAGCCAGCTCACGCCCGAAGGGGTGGGCGAATTGTTCGAGGTGATCGGCGGGCTGGAGCGGCTGGCGGCGGAACTGGCGGTCACGCGCATGACCGCCCGGGATCTCGACCGACTGAAGCGCATGCACGACAGGATGGCGGAGCATTTCGCCGCCGGCGAGCGCCAGGACTATTTCGTGCTCAACCACCAGATCCACATCGCCATCGTCGCCGCGGCCAGGAACGAGACGCTGGCGGCCACCCATGCCACGCTGATGGTGAAGGCGCGCTGGGGCCGCTATTCGGCGCTCGCCTCCGCCGAGCGCTGGGCGGAGGCTATGGCCGAGCACGAGGCGCTGATGGCGGCGCTAGAAGCGCGCGACGGCCGGCTGGCGGGCGATGTGCTCTATCGCCACGACCGCCGCACCGGCGAGACCACCGAGCAGATGCTGCGGGCGTCGGCCAAGCCGGCCTGA
- a CDS encoding ABC transporter permease, which produces MNASSAARDRWISVAVFLAIVAIWQLLSIAYPVEAAPGEPMVAGWQVLFSRTFLFMADYWQGGLGVPAVSEGAPRSYEAAALSLLSHSLYTLTRLACGLFAGGVLGLALGLAISWSRWTRRLVDLPVQFLRTLPLLAMVPLFQLWFGTEFIGEILFVAYGIGVIVFAGTVNAVRNVPQIYIDNARTLGASQARLYRTVILPAILPEMRSTVLLSLGAGWGAVLGAEYLGAQSGLGYIIVYAQQFAFLDRMFLVALLFILYTSLSYWLVSRITERMLEWAPPSQRR; this is translated from the coding sequence ATGAACGCATCCTCCGCCGCGCGCGACCGCTGGATCTCCGTGGCCGTCTTCCTCGCCATCGTGGCGATCTGGCAGCTCCTCTCGATCGCCTATCCCGTCGAGGCCGCCCCGGGCGAGCCGATGGTGGCCGGCTGGCAGGTGCTGTTCAGCCGGACCTTCCTGTTCATGGCCGATTACTGGCAGGGCGGCCTCGGCGTGCCCGCCGTATCGGAGGGCGCTCCGCGCAGCTACGAGGCGGCGGCGCTGTCCCTCCTCAGCCATTCGCTCTACACCCTCACCCGCCTCGCCTGCGGATTGTTCGCCGGCGGCGTCCTGGGCCTCGCCCTCGGCCTCGCCATATCGTGGTCGCGCTGGACGCGGCGGCTGGTCGATCTGCCCGTGCAGTTCCTGCGCACCCTGCCGCTGCTCGCCATGGTGCCGTTGTTCCAGCTCTGGTTCGGCACCGAGTTCATCGGCGAGATCCTGTTCGTCGCCTACGGCATCGGCGTCATCGTGTTCGCCGGCACCGTGAACGCCGTCCGCAACGTGCCGCAGATCTATATCGACAATGCCCGCACGCTGGGCGCCTCCCAGGCGAGGCTCTATCGCACCGTCATCCTGCCGGCGATCCTGCCGGAAATGCGCTCGACGGTGCTGCTGAGCCTCGGCGCCGGCTGGGGCGCCGTGCTCGGCGCCGAATATCTCGGCGCGCAGTCGGGGCTCGGCTACATCATCGTCTACGCCCAGCAATTCGCCTTTCTCGACCGCATGTTCCTCGTGGCGCTGCTCTTCATTCTCTACACCTCGCTCAGCTACTGGCTGGTGAGCCGCATCACCGAGCGCATGCTCGAATGGGCGCCGCCCTCGCAGCGCCGATGA
- a CDS encoding CDP-archaeol synthase, with amino-acid sequence MNDWFLLLRLLVLLGVANSMPMFAKTLFGDRCAAPLDGGVILSDGRPLFGSSKTFRGLLVSLACTTLASAVLGLGWANGAIIAAGAMAGDLAASFIKRRHGVKVHGQAFGLDQIPEALVPLLLVGLRLGLCWTSVALLLALFVVLEVLLSRLLFRLGLREQPF; translated from the coding sequence GTGAACGACTGGTTCCTGCTGCTTCGCCTGCTCGTGCTGCTCGGAGTCGCAAACAGCATGCCGATGTTCGCCAAGACGCTGTTCGGCGATCGCTGCGCCGCGCCGCTCGACGGAGGGGTGATCCTCTCCGACGGCCGGCCTTTGTTCGGGTCCTCGAAGACCTTTCGTGGCCTCCTCGTGTCGCTCGCATGCACCACGCTGGCATCGGCGGTCCTCGGCTTGGGCTGGGCCAACGGCGCCATCATCGCGGCGGGGGCGATGGCGGGCGATCTCGCCGCGAGCTTCATCAAGCGGCGACATGGTGTGAAGGTGCATGGCCAGGCCTTCGGCCTCGACCAGATTCCCGAGGCTCTGGTGCCGCTCCTGCTGGTCGGCTTGCGGCTCGGCCTCTGCTGGACCTCCGTCGCGCTGCTGCTCGCCCTCTTCGTGGTGCTGGAGGTCCTGCTGTCCCGCCTGCTGTTCAGGCTCGGCCTGCGCGAGCAGCCCTTCTGA
- a CDS encoding ABC transporter permease — MAEAEPLEMTEGAENPSGGARRTAGSRPVRLLALRRLAAALDPLRLAGLVLVVAIWEGLAAAAPPIILPSPLAVAARLWNDFLDAPSLAYYGVANPNLCDNLIYTMENVALAVAVGAALGTVAGLVSARFGLVRAVVDPIMMTAGTVPILIAAPFLLIWFGVGRLSAVCLVIFYVVVILYLFAQRAASNLNPIYEDFARTLGATPRRIVVDLLIPATIPEILGGLRIALAGAWGLEAVAELLGSQEGVGKVLEVLAGATDTEGIMANLLMLGLVAVIVDAVAGWFVRRVAGWSASFVPERN, encoded by the coding sequence ATGGCCGAAGCGGAACCGCTGGAGATGACGGAGGGGGCCGAGAATCCGTCCGGCGGCGCGCGCCGGACGGCGGGGTCCCGCCCCGTCCGTCTCCTCGCGCTCCGCCGGCTGGCCGCGGCGCTCGATCCGCTGCGGCTGGCCGGGCTCGTCCTGGTCGTCGCGATCTGGGAGGGGCTCGCCGCGGCGGCGCCGCCCATCATCCTGCCCTCGCCGCTCGCGGTGGCGGCCAGGCTGTGGAACGACTTCCTCGACGCGCCCTCGCTCGCCTATTACGGCGTCGCCAATCCGAACCTGTGCGACAATCTGATCTATACGATGGAGAACGTCGCGCTGGCGGTGGCCGTCGGCGCGGCGCTCGGCACCGTGGCCGGCCTCGTCAGCGCCCGCTTCGGCCTGGTGCGCGCCGTCGTCGACCCCATCATGATGACGGCGGGCACCGTGCCGATCCTGATCGCCGCGCCGTTCCTGCTCATCTGGTTCGGCGTCGGGCGCCTCAGCGCCGTCTGCCTGGTGATCTTCTACGTCGTCGTCATCCTCTATCTCTTCGCCCAGCGCGCGGCGAGCAACCTCAACCCCATCTATGAGGACTTCGCCCGCACGCTGGGCGCGACGCCGCGCCGGATCGTCGTCGACCTCCTCATCCCCGCCACCATCCCCGAGATCCTCGGCGGCCTGCGCATCGCCCTCGCCGGCGCCTGGGGCCTGGAGGCGGTGGCAGAACTCCTCGGCTCGCAGGAGGGCGTCGGCAAGGTGCTGGAAGTGCTCGCCGGCGCCACCGATACCGAGGGCATCATGGCCAACCTGCTCATGCTCGGGCTCGTGGCCGTCATCGTGGACGCCGTCGCCGGCTGGTTCGTGCGCCGCGTCGCCGGCTGGAGCGCCAGCTTCGTCCCCGAAAGGAACTGA
- a CDS encoding LysR family transcriptional regulator: MEGLDRCGHGRFSKGWGGGGHREDGGKRKERAAIQFAGFGRGVRGWRHGDPFTAPMYLVPEKRIRRAEWHSAFHLRNEAMNFDDVRVFARIAELKGISATARALGLPKSSVSRALARMEAAAGSALVERSTRHVRLTDAGVLLHTHAVRILDDIAEAETALEGLAGAPRGRLRVNATHAFGMGVIAPMLPDFLARYSQVQVALDADDRRIDLAAKDTDLAIRIGPMADSALIARRLPSVDLWLCASPEYLAAHGTPRTVAELAAHSLVDRQDRTDWRFADAGAIDVEPRVIIPDASAQKIVVEGGAGIGHLPDYLVRPAVASGHLVRVLPDVIAASIEVHALYPSHRSLSAKVRVFIDALAEHMRVTANLAEGH, encoded by the coding sequence ATGGAAGGGCTTGATCGTTGCGGTCATGGTCGTTTCTCCAAAGGCTGGGGAGGCGGCGGGCATCGCGAGGACGGCGGCAAGCGCAAGGAACGCGCGGCGATCCAGTTCGCCGGGTTTGGGCGTGGAGTCAGAGGCTGGCGGCATGGGGATCCTTTCACCGCTCCGATGTATCTTGTTCCGGAAAAAAGGATTAGACGTGCAGAGTGGCACTCAGCGTTCCACCTGAGGAACGAGGCAATGAACTTTGACGATGTTCGCGTGTTCGCCCGAATTGCGGAGCTGAAGGGCATATCAGCGACCGCGCGGGCGCTCGGCCTTCCCAAATCATCGGTAAGCCGGGCGTTGGCACGCATGGAAGCCGCCGCCGGATCCGCCTTGGTCGAACGGTCCACACGGCATGTTCGGCTCACCGACGCAGGGGTTCTGCTTCACACTCACGCCGTGCGCATTCTGGATGACATCGCTGAGGCGGAAACAGCCCTGGAGGGACTGGCGGGCGCGCCGCGCGGGCGTCTGCGCGTGAACGCGACCCATGCCTTCGGCATGGGCGTGATCGCCCCGATGCTGCCTGACTTTTTGGCGCGCTACAGTCAGGTGCAGGTGGCGCTGGACGCTGACGATCGCCGCATCGACCTGGCAGCGAAGGACACAGACTTGGCGATCCGGATCGGCCCGATGGCGGACTCCGCGCTGATCGCTCGCCGGCTGCCTTCGGTGGACTTGTGGCTCTGCGCCAGTCCGGAGTACCTGGCGGCGCATGGGACGCCGAGGACCGTGGCGGAACTGGCTGCTCACAGCCTGGTCGATCGCCAGGATCGCACCGATTGGCGCTTTGCCGACGCCGGCGCGATCGATGTAGAGCCGCGGGTCATCATACCGGACGCAAGCGCACAAAAGATCGTGGTGGAGGGCGGAGCGGGGATCGGTCACTTACCTGATTATCTCGTCCGCCCGGCCGTCGCGAGCGGGCATCTCGTTCGTGTATTGCCGGATGTGATCGCCGCCTCGATCGAGGTCCATGCGCTCTATCCCAGCCACCGCAGCCTCTCGGCCAAGGTGCGGGTATTCATCGATGCGCTTGCCGAACACATGCGAGTCACCGCTAATTTGGCGGAAGGTCACTGA
- a CDS encoding amidase yields MPHPLLDRSAPDLAAALRSGAVSAADLASACLDRIAAREPDIAAWTFLDADKAMADARALDVQRALGRPLGPLHGLPVGVKDIIDTFDMPTENGTPVHRGRRPAADATLVARLRAAGALVLGKTVTSELAVYTPGPTRNPHDLARTPGGSSSGSAAAVAAGMVPLALATQTNGSTIRPASFCGIVGYKPSLGLLPRTGVLKQCFILDQPGLMARDLAGAALLAEALAGADPADEASRDPGFSFPAALAGPLPAPRLAFVRGPYWEQADASAREALDDFVAGLGGTAETMEPPPAFASAAAIHKVLMNAGIAEAFGPDYDRARDQLSSVVTGIVEAGRALSAVDFVAALSAREALRTAFAQLFAGYDAVVTPAALGVAPPREDGTGNPIMATTWTLLGAPALTLPLLRGAGALPLGVQLVGHPGEDRRLLRAAAWLERQPSPFL; encoded by the coding sequence GTGCCACATCCCCTGCTCGACCGCTCCGCGCCGGACCTTGCCGCTGCCCTGCGCAGCGGCGCAGTCAGCGCCGCCGATCTCGCATCGGCCTGCCTCGACCGCATCGCCGCGCGCGAGCCCGACATCGCCGCCTGGACCTTCCTCGATGCCGACAAGGCGATGGCCGATGCCCGCGCCCTCGATGTGCAACGCGCGCTCGGCCGGCCGCTCGGGCCGCTGCACGGGCTGCCGGTCGGCGTGAAGGACATCATCGACACCTTCGACATGCCGACGGAGAACGGCACGCCGGTGCATCGCGGCCGGCGGCCGGCGGCCGACGCCACTTTGGTCGCGCGGCTCAGGGCGGCCGGCGCCCTCGTGCTCGGCAAGACCGTGACCTCGGAGCTCGCGGTCTACACGCCCGGGCCGACGCGCAATCCGCACGACCTCGCCAGGACGCCGGGCGGCTCGTCGAGCGGCTCGGCCGCCGCGGTCGCCGCCGGCATGGTGCCGCTGGCCCTCGCCACCCAGACCAACGGCTCGACCATCCGGCCGGCCTCCTTCTGCGGCATCGTCGGCTACAAGCCGAGCCTCGGCCTGCTGCCGCGCACCGGCGTGCTCAAGCAATGCTTCATCCTCGACCAGCCCGGGCTGATGGCGCGCGACCTCGCCGGCGCCGCCCTGCTGGCCGAGGCGCTCGCCGGCGCCGATCCGGCCGACGAGGCGAGCCGCGACCCCGGCTTCTCCTTCCCCGCGGCCCTCGCCGGCCCGCTGCCGGCGCCGCGCCTCGCCTTCGTGCGCGGCCCCTATTGGGAGCAGGCCGACGCCTCCGCCCGCGAGGCGCTCGACGATTTCGTCGCCGGCCTCGGCGGCACGGCCGAGACAATGGAGCCGCCGCCCGCCTTCGCCTCGGCGGCGGCAATCCACAAGGTGCTGATGAACGCGGGCATCGCCGAAGCCTTCGGGCCCGACTACGACCGGGCGAGGGACCAGCTCAGCTCCGTCGTCACCGGCATCGTCGAGGCCGGACGCGCGCTCTCCGCCGTGGATTTCGTCGCGGCCCTCAGTGCCCGCGAAGCGCTGCGCACCGCCTTCGCGCAGCTCTTCGCCGGCTATGACGCCGTCGTCACCCCCGCCGCGCTCGGCGTCGCGCCGCCGCGCGAGGACGGCACCGGCAATCCGATCATGGCGACCACCTGGACGCTGCTCGGCGCCCCCGCGCTGACCCTGCCGCTGCTGCGCGGGGCCGGCGCCCTGCCGCTCGGCGTGCAACTGGTCGGCCATCCCGGCGAGGATCGCCGGCTTTTGCGCGCCGCCGCCTGGCTCGAGCGGCAGCCATCCCCTTTCCTCTAG